In Corylus avellana chromosome ca2, CavTom2PMs-1.0, the following proteins share a genomic window:
- the LOC132169492 gene encoding phospholipase A1-Igamma1, chloroplastic-like, with translation MALSTMIYNHLPTTQYSTMTRISVVHAHQQALLDPPKTKPSNPASRLAESLSHLLHLHLETPPRTELHQSIWDSFSEEKPSTPTTSPKEVIAHKWREIHGSSDWDNLLDPLPPWLRREVVKYGEFAQATYDAFDFDSFSEYCGSCRYNRKNLFEKLGLTKNGYRVTNYIYAMSHIDMPQWLERSHLVNTWSKDSNWMGYVAVSDDEETRRIGRRDIVVAWRGTVAPSEWYEDMQRKLEPFGQRDAKVEHGFHSLYTCKNESTRYNKTSASEQVMKEVTRLVELYREKGEQVSLTITGHSLGGALALLNAHEAASTIHDLPVSVISFGAPRVGNVAFRDELHQLGVKTLRVVIKQDMVPRMPGLVFNEGLQKFDDITGTLEWVYTHVGAELKLDVRSSPYLKRGLDLAGFHSLETYLHLVDGFHSTSTTFRSDARRDVALVNKACDMLVNELRIPRCWYQLANKGLVCNAHGRWVKPKRDPEDIPSPAREKTVHLFVDRMQTQDVLESVLYAV, from the coding sequence ATGGCTCTATCCACAATGATCTACAATCATCTTCCCACCACACAATATTCCACCATGACCAGGATTTCTGTAGTCCATGCCCATCAACAAGCTCTTCTTGATcccccaaaaacaaaaccatcaaATCCTGCTTCACGCCTCGCCGAATCGCTCTCACATCTCCTCCACCTCCATCTTGAAACCCCTCCTCGTACGGAGCTTCACCAATCCATTTGGGACTCTTTTAGTGAAGAGAAACCCTCCACTCCCACAACTTCTCCCAAGGAGGTGATAGCGCACAAGTGGCGTGAGATCCACGGTTCTTCAGATTGGGACAATCTTTTGGATCCTCTTCCACCTTGGCTCCGACGAGAGGTTGTCAAATATGGAGAATTCGCACAAGCAACATACGAcgcttttgattttgattctttCTCCGAGTATTGCGGGAGTTGCCGCTACAACCGCAAAAACTTGTTTGAGAAACTAGGCCTCACTAAAAATGGCTACAGAGTCACCAACTATATTTATGCCATGTCCCACATAGATATGCCTCAGTGGCTGGAGAGGTCACATTTGGTTAACACGTGGAGCAAAGATTCCAACTGGATGGGATATGTGGCGGTCAGCGATGACGAGGAGACACGTAGGATCGGACGGAGAGACATTGTGGTGGCGTGGCGTGGAACCGTGGCGCCCTCGGAGTGGTACGAGGATATGCAAAGGAAGTTAGAGCCATTTGGGCAGAGAGATGCCAAAGTTGAACACGGGTTTCACAGTCTTTACACTTGTAAGAATGAATCTACTAGGTACAACAAAACAAGCGCCTCAGAGCAAGTGATGAAAGAAGTGACAAGGCTTGTTGAATTGTATAGGGAAAAAGGTGAACAAGTTAGCCTTACAATCACCGGTCATAGCTTGGGTGGCGCATTGGCTCTCCTCAATGCTCACGAAGCCGCATCAACCATCCACGACCTTCCCGTCAGCGTGATTTCCTTCGGCGCTCCGAGGGTCGGAAACGTGGCTTTTCGAGATGAGCTTCATCAGCTAGGAGTTAAAACATTGAGGGTGGTGATTAAGCAAGACATGGTCCCTCGGATGCCGGGACTTGTATTCAACGAGGGTTTACAAAAATTTGATGATATAACGGGGACTTTAGAATGGGTTTACACCCATGTTGGAGCTGAATTGAAGCTCGATGTTCGTTCATCGCCTTACCTCAAACGAGGATTGGATTTGGCAGGGTTCCATAGCCTCGAGACATACCTTCATCTTGTCGATGGGTTTCATAGTACTAGCACAACATTTCGGTCTGATGCGAGGAGGGATGTTGCCTTAGTGAACAAGGCATGTGACATGTTGGTTAATGAGCTTAGGATCCCACGTTGTTGGTATCAATTGGCCAACAAGGGATTAGTTTGTAATGCTCATGGGAGATGGGTAAAACCAAAGAGAGATCCTGAAGACATACCTTCACCTGCTAGAGAGAAAACTGTTCATCTTTTTGTAGATAGAATGCAAACACAAGATGTACTTGAATCTGTACTATATGCTGtataa